In a single window of the Coffea eugenioides isolate CCC68of chromosome 3, Ceug_1.0, whole genome shotgun sequence genome:
- the LOC113766923 gene encoding ubiquitin-like modifier-activating enzyme 5 has protein sequence METELKEILNELNSLQNSLPDPSHQSQIHQLQCRIERLSNLAKSGGMHRSKVKDMSAEVVDSNPYSRLMALQRMGIVQNYERIRQFSIAIVGIGGVGSVAAEMLTRCGIGRLLLYDYDKVELANMNRLFFRPEQVGMTKTEAAVETLSDINPDVVFESYTLNITTVQGFETFMSSLKNKSFGPHKEGSGVDLVLSCVDNYEARMVVNQACNELNQTWMESGVSENAVSGHIQLLVPGETACFACAPPLVVASGVDERTLKREGVCAASLPTTMGVVAGLLVQNALKYLLKFGQVTPYLGYNALKDYFPTMEMKPNPQCSNSACLERQKEYILAKPARDASARAKMEAEAQSATECPIHADNEWNISVVDDSEVAGPDVRSSGILPDGLTHELPSADGFSNLPVPGEGSNPLDDLDELRKQLEALNADKS, from the exons ATGGAGACTGAGCTCAAAGAGATTTTAAACGAACTTAATTCTCTGCAAAATTCATTGCCAGATCCCTCTCATCAATCCCAAATCCATCAA TTACAATGTCGAATTGAAAGGCTCTCCAATCTTGCTAAGTCAGGAGGCATGCACCGCTCAAAAGTTAAG GATATGAGTGCTGAAGTTGTTGATAGCAATCCCTACAGTAGGCTTATGGCACTTCAGAGAATGGGCATTGTGCAAAACTATGAAAGAATAAGGCAATTTTCAATTGCCATTGTT GGTATAGGTGGTGTGGGCAGTGTTGCCGCTGAAATGTTGACAAGGTGTGGCATTGGTCGTCTATTGTTGTATGATTATGACAAAGTGGAGTTAGctaacatgaataggcttttcTTCCGTCCAGAGCAG GTTGGCATGACGAAAACAGAAGCTGCTGTTGAAACTCTTTCTGACATTAATCCAGATGTTGTCTTTGAG AGCTATACACTGAATATTACAACTGTTCAAGGTTTTGAAACTTTTATGTCAAGTCTCAAAAATAAGTCGTTTGGCCCACATAAAGAAGGTAGCGGAGTGGATCTTGTATTAAGCTGTGTGGATAATTATGAAGCAAGGATGGTAGTAAATCAG GCTTGCAATGAATTAAACCAAACATGGATGGAATCTG GTGTATCTGAAAATGCGGTTTCAGGTCACATACAATTGCTGGTTCCCGGAGAAACTGCGTGCTTTGCATGTGCACCTCCCTTG GTTGTTGCTTCTGGTGTTGATGAACGCACACTAAAGCGTGAAGGGGTTTGTGCTGCATCTCTACCAACTACCATG GGTGTTGTTGCTGGGCTTCTTGTTCAAAATGCTCTTAAATATTTGTTAAAGTTCGGGCAAGTTACCCCTTATCTG GGTTACAATGCCCTCAAAGATTATTTCCCAACAATGGAAATGAAGCCAAACCCTCAATGTTCAAATTCAGCATGTTTGGAACGACAG AAAGAATACATTCTTGCAAAGCCTGCCAGGGATGCTTCTGCTAGAGCAAAGATGGAGGCCGAAGCACAGTCTGCAACAGAATGTCCCATTCATGCAGATAATGAATGGAACATAAG TGTCGTTGATGACAGTGAAGTGGCTGGTCCAGATGTCAGAAGTtcag GCATTCTTCCGGATGGCCTTACGCATGAGTTGCCAAGTGCAGATGGATTTTCAAAtctgcctgttcctggggaggGAAGCAACCCGCTGGACGACTTGGATGAACTAAGAAAGCAACTTGAGGCCCTTAATGCTGATAAGTCCTGA
- the LOC113766572 gene encoding cytochrome P450 71A2-like codes for MYILPIEQIIAFILKHSISLLLCFLFTIFVVKWRNSTSNPSQNLPPSPPKLPIIGNLHQLGSIPQRSLKSLAQKYGSPMLLHLGSKPVLIISSPDAAEEVMKTHDLIFANRPKAGFAGRLLYNFKDITFAPYGEYWRQIRSICVLQLLSHKRVQSFRSIREEEIALLLETIRESCASSSVIRINKILATLTNNIVSRVAIGKRYSGEESGSRFQELFEEFTMLLGVFNVGDYIPWLAWINNINGLEAKVKKVAKDFDEYLEKLLEEGVKKQDKRGNDNGGDEKQQENLVDVLLEIQGTDATSFALERDSLKAIIMDMFVGGTDTTSSLLEWAISELLRNTNAMQQLQKEVRQFLGSKSCIQEDDLENLHYLKAVIKEALRLHPPVPLLVPRESSKAVKLMGYDVAAGTQVIINAWAIGRDPKLWEAAEEFQPERFLNSSLDIKGQNFEYIPFGSGRRSCPGSAFAMVTAELALANLMCNFDFQLAGGARPEDLDMTEAHGIVTPRKVPLLLVASLPN; via the exons ATGTATATACTTCCAATTGAGCAAATAATTGCCTTCATCTTGAAACATTCTATCTCATTACTTCTTTGTTTCCTCTTCACTATCTTTGTTGTCAAATGGCGAAATTCCACTTCAAACCCCTCACAAAACCTTCCCCCTTCCCCTCCAAAGCTTCCCATAATCGGAAACCTTCATCAACTCGGTTCAATCCCTCAACGCTCTCTGAAATCATTAGCTCAAAAATACGGTTCCCCAATGCTGCTTCATCTAGGCAGCAAGCCAGTGTTAATTATCTCCTCCCCTGATGCAGCTGAAGAAGTCATGAAAACACATGATTTAATATTTGCCAATAGGCCTAAAGCAGGCTTTGCTGGAAGACTTCTCTACAATTTCAAGGACATAACGTTTGCTCCCTATGGTGAGTATTGGAGGCAGATAAGAAGCATTTGTGTACTGCAGCTTCTAAGTCACAAGAGGGTTCAGTCATTTCGAAGCATAAGGGAAGAAGAGATTGCACTATTGTTGGAAACAATTAGAGAATCTTGTGCTTCGTCTTCAGTAATACgtataaacaaaattttggcaACACTTACGAACAATATAGTTTCGAGAGTTGCCATTGGGAAAAGGTATTCGGGAGAGGAAAGTGGGAGCAGGTTTCAGGAACTCTTTGAGGAATTTACCATGTTGTTGGGTGTTTTCAACGTTGGAGATTACATCCCATGGCTTGCATGGATAAATAATATCAATGGCTTGGAAGCAAAGGTGAAAAAAGTGGCCAAAGATTTCGATGAATATTTGGAAAAACTTCTTGAGGAGGGAGTGAAGAAGCAGGACAAAAGAGGAAACGATAATGGTGGTGATGAGAAACAGCAGGAGAATCTTGTTGATGTTTTGCTTGAAATCCAGGGAACAGATGCCACCAGTTTCGCTCTTGAGCGAGATTCCCTCAAAGCCATCATCATG gACATGTTTGTTGGTGGAACTGATACTACATCATCGCTGCTGGAGTGGGCAATTTCAGAATTATTAAGAAACACAAATGCCATGCAACAATTGCAAAAAGAAGTGAGACAATTCTTGGGAAGCAAATCATGCATCCAGGAAGATGATTTAGAGAATCTCCATTACCTAAAAGCAGTAATAAAAGAGGCTCTTCGTTTGCATCCACCAGTTCCATTACTTGTTCCTCGTGAATCAAGCAAGGCAGTCAAATTGATGGGATACGATGTAGCTGCCGGCACTCAAGTGATTATCAATGCTTGGGCGATCGGAAGGGACCCAAAATTGTGGGAAGCTGCAGAGGAATTTCAGCCAGAGAGGTTCTTGAATAGCTCTTTGGACATTAAAGGGCAAAATTTTGAGTACATCCCATTTGGTTCTGGGAGGAGGAGCTGCCCCGGTTCTGCATTTGCTATGGTTACAGCTGAACTTGCACTTGCAAATTTGATGTGCAACTTTGATTTTCAATTGGCTGGTGGAGCAAGACCAGAAGATTTGGATATGACTGAAGCACATGGGATCGTTACACCAAGGAAAGTCCCACTTCTGCTAGTTGCAAGTCTACCTAATTAG